DNA sequence from the Pedobacter schmidteae genome:
TGAATATGGACGTTCGTCTATTAAAAATTTATATGCCTGTGGAGAATGCTCATCAACAGGGTTACATGGAGCTAATAGATTGGCTTCCAATTCGTTATTAGAAGCTCCGGTTTTTGCACACCGCATTTATGAAGATGCCATTAAGGTATTTAAAAATAGTGTAATTCCTGAAAATATCCCTGAATGGGATGCCAAAGGGGTTATGCAATCGGATGAGGATATTCTGGTGACACATAACCTGCGTGAAACGCAGAAATTAATGAGTGATTATGTAGGCATTGTGCGTTCTGATTTTAGATTGGAACGGGCCATGAGAAGGTTATTTTTATTACATGAAGAGACGGAAGAATTTTATAAAGCGAATAAGGTTTCTGTTAAATTATGTGAATTGAGAAACGTTATTCAGGTTGCTTTTTTAGTGATAAAGGCAGCTAAAGTTAGAAAAGAGAGTAGGGGACTGCATTATACAACTGATTATCCAAATCATTCTACAGAATTAAAAGACACAATTTTTTAAAACATGGCCGTAATATTACCAGTTAAAGATAAGGACCCAAAGTGGGGAAAGGATTGCTTTATAGCGCCAAATGCAACTATTGTAGGCGATGTTTTGATGGGAAATAATTGCTCCGTATGGTTTAATGCGGTGATTAGGGGGGATGTAAACAGCATTACTATTGGTGATGAAACCAATATTCAGGATGGTGCGGTAATACATGCTACTTATCTTAAGGCATCAACAACGATAGGAAATAGGGTATCGATAGGGCATAATGCGATTGTACATGGCTGTATATTAAAAGACCATATTTTGATCGGAATGGGGGCTATTGTGATGGATAATGCGCTAGTGGAAGAATATTGTATCATTGCTGCAGGTTCTGTGGTATTGGAGAATACACATTGCGAAAGCGGGTTCATTTATGCAGGTACACCCGCAAAAAAAATAAAGCCCATTACTGATGAGCAAAGGGCTTTATTAAATAAGCTTCCGGATAATTATATTCTCTATTCGGGTTGGTTTATGTAACTATTCTTTTGGAATAGTTATGGTTTCGTTTCGTTCCCAATTGGCTCTGATAGAGAGCTCTTTAGGTTCGTTCCATATTTTTTCGG
Encoded proteins:
- a CDS encoding gamma carbonic anhydrase family protein, whose protein sequence is MAVILPVKDKDPKWGKDCFIAPNATIVGDVLMGNNCSVWFNAVIRGDVNSITIGDETNIQDGAVIHATYLKASTTIGNRVSIGHNAIVHGCILKDHILIGMGAIVMDNALVEEYCIIAAGSVVLENTHCESGFIYAGTPAKKIKPITDEQRALLNKLPDNYILYSGWFM